One window from the genome of Hippocampus zosterae strain Florida chromosome 7, ASM2543408v3, whole genome shotgun sequence encodes:
- the jtb gene encoding protein JTB isoform X1 yields the protein MESAWRRVPLACCRPRVLALHALFWGLVALRVFGAALLAEDKPAAAKVSVAPCWLLEEFVVTVECSQCDAFQTKTRPACGHTGYMEKVNCTKSNRDEYKSCRSAVMEERLFWKFEAAMLSVTALSAVSVVLRQRRLDRLASEKVRRQIESI from the exons ATGGAGAGCGCGTGGCGGCGCGTCCCGCTGGCATGCTGCCGTCCTCGCGTGCTGGCGCTGCACGCTCTCTTCTGGGGCCTGGTGGCCCTCAG AGTGTTTGGAGCCGCCCTGTTGGCTGAAGACAAACCTGCAG CCGCCAAGGTCAGCGTCGCCCCCTGCTGGCTACTGGAGGAGTTTGTGGTGACGGTGGAGTGCTCGCAGTGCGACGCCTTCCAGACG AAGACGAGGCCGGCATGCGGCCACACGGGCTACATGGAAAAGGTCAACTGCACCAAATCCAACCGGGATGAGTACAAAAG CTGCCGCTCGGCCGTCATGGAGGAACGTCTCTTCTGGAAGTTTGAGGCGGCCATGTTGTCGGTGACGGCGTTGTCGGCCGTCTCGGTGGTCCTGCGTCAGCGCCGGCTGGACCGGCTGGCCTCCGAGAAAGTCCGCCGGCAGATCGAGTCCATCTAG
- the jtb gene encoding protein JTB isoform X2: MESAWRRVPLACCRPRVLALHALFWGLVALRVFGAALLAEDKPAAAKVSVAPCWLLEEFVVTVECSQCDAFQTTRPACGHTGYMEKVNCTKSNRDEYKSCRSAVMEERLFWKFEAAMLSVTALSAVSVVLRQRRLDRLASEKVRRQIESI; the protein is encoded by the exons ATGGAGAGCGCGTGGCGGCGCGTCCCGCTGGCATGCTGCCGTCCTCGCGTGCTGGCGCTGCACGCTCTCTTCTGGGGCCTGGTGGCCCTCAG AGTGTTTGGAGCCGCCCTGTTGGCTGAAGACAAACCTGCAG CCGCCAAGGTCAGCGTCGCCCCCTGCTGGCTACTGGAGGAGTTTGTGGTGACGGTGGAGTGCTCGCAGTGCGACGCCTTCCAGACG ACGAGGCCGGCATGCGGCCACACGGGCTACATGGAAAAGGTCAACTGCACCAAATCCAACCGGGATGAGTACAAAAG CTGCCGCTCGGCCGTCATGGAGGAACGTCTCTTCTGGAAGTTTGAGGCGGCCATGTTGTCGGTGACGGCGTTGTCGGCCGTCTCGGTGGTCCTGCGTCAGCGCCGGCTGGACCGGCTGGCCTCCGAGAAAGTCCGCCGGCAGATCGAGTCCATCTAG
- the LOC127605088 gene encoding heat shock factor protein 1-like yields the protein MDYARGSVEGSLLAASNVPAFLSKLWTLVEDPDTDPLICWSPSGTSFHVYDQGRFSKEVLPKFFKHNNMASFIRQLNMYGFRKVVHMEQGGLLKPERDDTEFQHPFFVRGQERSLENIKRKVTNVSSARQEEGKISSHEVSKLLNDVQAMKGKQETIDSKILAMKHENEALWREVVSLRQKHAQQQKMVNKLIHFLVSLVQSNRIMGVKRKLPLMLNDSGSAHSVPKYARSFSLEPAQAAPTVFPAESSVGSGPIISDITELATPPPEERAEAGKRSDAEEDEPAAADAGGALMSGDTPLSPTTFINSILQDGDALTGKSRRLRRGLVVELLASTRKSSSPPFRWFQLPGPARPPPTRTRRRRVRRSCASIKYGPLSARLRFRSELSDHIETIDNSLENLQNVLNSQSFTFDASPLMEFFNPPADFDIGALDTLLCDGSPKGAEESDDAGKQLVQYTPATIFEPVAADGADLPSFLDLEAEPFLGSDPSAGYNSDL from the exons ATGGACTACGCGAGAGGTTCGGTGGAAGGCTCGCTGCTGGCAGCCAGCAACGTCCCGGCCTTCCTCAGCAAGCTGTGGACTTTGGTGGAAGACCCCGACACGGACCCGCTCATCTGCTGGAGCCCG AGCGGAACCAGCTTCCACGTATACGATCAGGGTCGCTTCTCCAAAGAGGTCCTGCCCAAGTTCTTCAAGCACAACAACATGGCCAGCTTCATTCGACAGCTCAACATGT ACGGCTTCCGCAAGGTGGTCCACATGGAGCAAGGCGGCTTGCTGAAGCCCGAGAGAGACGACACGGAGTTCCAACACCCCTTCTTCGTCAGAGGCCAAGAGCGCTCGCTGGAGAACATCAAACGCAAAGTCACCAAC GTGTCCTCGGCGCGTCAGGAGGAGGGCAAGATCTCGTCTCACGAGGTCAGCAAACTCCTGAATGACGTGCAGGCCATGAAGGGAAAGCAGGAGACCATCGACTCCAAAATCCTCGCCATGAAACA TGAGAATGAGGCTTTGTGGAGGGAGGTTGTGAGTCTGAGACAGAAGCACGCTCAGCAGCAGAAAATGGTCAACAAG CTGATCCACTTCCTGGTGTCGCTGGTCCAGTCCAACAGGATCATGGGAGTCAAGAGGAAACT CCCACTGATGCTCAACGACTCCGGCTCCGCCCACTCCGTCCCCAAATACGCTCGCTCATTTTCCTTGGAGCCCGCGCAGGCCGCTCCCACCGTCTTCCCGGCGGAATCCTCCGTGGGCTCCGGGCCCATCATCTCTGACATCACGGAGCTGGCCACGCCCCCTCCCGAGGAGCGCGCCGAAGCGGG GAAGAGGAGCGACGCGGAGGAGGACGAGCCCGCCGCTGCCGACGCAGGGGGGGCTCTTATGTCCGGAGACACGCCCCTTTCCCCGACCACCTTCATCAACTCCATCCTGCAGGACGGCGACGCGCTGACGGGCAAGTCGAGACGGCTCCGGCGCGGTCTAGTGGTCGAGCTTCTGGCGTCGACCCGCAAATCATCCTCTCCTCCTTTCCGATGGTTCCAGCTCCCAGGCCCCGCCCGGCCACCGCCCACCCGGACCCGGCGCCGACGTGTCAGACGCTCGTGTGCCTCGATAA AATACGGCCCGCTTAGCGCGCGCCTGCGTTTCAGGTCGGAATTGTCGGATCACATCGAGACGATCGACAACAGCCTGGAAAACCTGCAGAACGTTCTCAACAGCCAAAGTTTCACCTTTGACGCCTCGCCGCTGATGGAG TTCTTCAATCCGCCGGCCGACTTTGACATCGGCGCTTTGGACACC CTTCTGTGCGACGGCTCGCCCAAAGGAGCCGAGGAAAGCGACGACGCCG GAAAGCAGCTGGTGCAGTACACGCCCGCGACGATTTTCGAGCCGGTCGCAGCGGACGGGGCTGACCTGCCGTCGTTCCTGGATTTGGAGGCGGAGCCTTTCCTCGGCTCTGACCCGAGCGCCGGCTACAACTCTGACCTCTGA
- the LOC127603670 gene encoding uncharacterized protein LOC127603670 isoform X4 produces the protein MTLWPLRNLIRMSLLAVLVTAAWTAPAEEREEEAELTEEAEGERSEEDEAGSPGAHQSAAAEASGVRAEASSLPDVGGAREASAAAGHADGDASADSDAVDAHSNAHREKPSDAAGGDAGAAGRPTSLEGGASDPDYAGTAEGRFPLGLPGEATWTEATDEESLSDSDVINQAAGGHASDPSPSTAGADRTHRDLLPFWMSASSQQAGKDRSQAHGNGRQTQPADKDGVTAQPTSFGEPPADRLPWAAAGTERTRPSATAPVLRLSTRAQDVSRRHADGTVSPVSTEPAGAASASTLLSGTRMWRTDTVTVATESLFSEPTGTSLVSSGGRASEEPREAGSVGGQYNVWGQGPEGEAIFGSPAVYVAATTALHPISSVAVCFDSCKRRRTGGNLLTWAASLELAFPTAASGAPANRNATSVALRPCSPTGRVICLEIFKKMDSITFRSRWTGH, from the exons ATGACTTTGTGGCCCCTCAGGAACTTGATCCGGATGTCCTTGCTGGCCGTCCTGGTAACCGCGGCGTGGACGGCCCCCGCCGAGG AGCGGGAGGAAGAGGCGGAGCTGACCGAGGAGGCGGAGGGCGAGCGGTCCGAGGAGGACGAGG caGGATCTCCGGGCGCCCACCAGAGCGCGGCAGCGGAAGCTTCGG GCGTCCGGGCCGAGGCGTCGTCCCTTCCCGACGTCGGCG GTGCGCGCGAAGCATCGGCGGCCGCGGGACACGCCGACGGGGACGCTTCGGCGG ACTCCGACGCCGTGGACGCGCATTCCAACG CCCACCGAGAGAAGCCGTCGGACGCAGCGGGCGGAGATGCGGGGGCCGCAG GGCGGCCgacgtcccttgagggaggagCTTCTGACCCGGACTACGCGG GAACGGCGGAGGGTCGCTTCCCGCTCGGCCTGCCGG GTGAAGCAACTTGGACGGAGGCCACAG ATGAAGAAAGCTTGAGCGACTCGGACGTCATCAACCAGGCAGCAGGAGGACACGCCTCGGACCCATCGCCTTCGACTGCGGGCGCGGACCGCACCCACCGAGACTTGC TACCTTTCTGGATGTCGGCGTCATCGCAGCAAGCAG GCAAAGACCGGTCCCAAGCGCACG GAAACGGCCGACAGACTCAGCCGGCGGACAAAGACGGAG TGACGGCTCAGCCGACTTCATTTGGCGAACCTCCGGCGGACCGACTCCCGTGGGCGGCCGCGGGAACCGAGCGGACGCGGCCGTCCGCGACCGCTCCGGTCCTTCGCCTTTCAACTCGGGCCCAGGACGTGAGCCGTCGCCACGCGGACGGCACGG TGTCGCCCGTGAGCACCGAGCCGGCGGGGGCCGCTTCCGCCAGCACACTTCTGTCAG GCACGCGGATGTGGCGCACTGACACCGTTACCGTGGCAACGGAATCAC TCTTTTCAGAGCCAACAGGAACGTCCTTGGTCTCCA GTGGCGGACGGGCGTCCGAAGAACCCCGCGAGGCCG GCTCCGTCGGCGGACAGTACAACGTTTGGGGTCAGGGTCCTGAAGGTGAGGCCATCTTCGGCTCACCGGCGGTTTACGTCGCCGCGACGACCGCGCTCCATCCCATAAGTTCCGTGGCCGTTTGTTTCGACAGCTGCAAACGACGTCGAACTGGAGGAAATCTGCTGACTTGGGCCGCGAGCCTCGAGTTGGCTTTTCCCACCGCCGCCTCCGGTGCGCCGGCCAATCGGAACGCTACTTCGGTCGCCTTGAGGCCCTGCTCGCCCACAGGCAGGGTCATTTGTttggaaatatttaaaaagatgGATAGCATCACTTTTAGAAGCAGGTGGACTGGACATTAA
- the LOC127603670 gene encoding uncharacterized protein LOC127603670 isoform X1 → MTLWPLRNLIRMSLLAVLVTAAWTAPAEEREEEAELTEEAEGERSEEDEAGSPGAHQSAAAEASGVRAEASSLPDVGGAREASAAAGHADGDASADSDAVDAHSNGERLSDKTATVTCDPPNPFAYAHERCASAHREKPSDAAGGDAGAAGRPTSLEGGASDPDYAGTAEGRFPLGLPGEATWTEATDEESLSDSDVINQAAGGHASDPSPSTAGADRTHRDLLPFWMSASSQQAGKDRSQAHGNGRQTQPADKDGVTAQPTSFGEPPADRLPWAAAGTERTRPSATAPVLRLSTRAQDVSRRHADGTVSPVSTEPAGAASASTLLSGTRMWRTDTVTVATESLFSEPTGTSLVSSGGRASEEPREAGSVGGQYNVWGQGPEGEAIFGSPAVYVAATTALHPISSVAVCFDSCKRRRTGGNLLTWAASLELAFPTAASGAPANRNATSVALRPCSPTGRVICLEIFKKMDSITFRSRWTGH, encoded by the exons ATGACTTTGTGGCCCCTCAGGAACTTGATCCGGATGTCCTTGCTGGCCGTCCTGGTAACCGCGGCGTGGACGGCCCCCGCCGAGG AGCGGGAGGAAGAGGCGGAGCTGACCGAGGAGGCGGAGGGCGAGCGGTCCGAGGAGGACGAGG caGGATCTCCGGGCGCCCACCAGAGCGCGGCAGCGGAAGCTTCGG GCGTCCGGGCCGAGGCGTCGTCCCTTCCCGACGTCGGCG GTGCGCGCGAAGCATCGGCGGCCGCGGGACACGCCGACGGGGACGCTTCGGCGG ACTCCGACGCCGTGGACGCGCATTCCAACGGTGAACGTCTTTCCGATAAAACGGCCACCGTGACGTGCGATCCACCGAATCCCTTTGCTTACGCGCATGAGCGTTGCGCTTCAGCCCACCGAGAGAAGCCGTCGGACGCAGCGGGCGGAGATGCGGGGGCCGCAG GGCGGCCgacgtcccttgagggaggagCTTCTGACCCGGACTACGCGG GAACGGCGGAGGGTCGCTTCCCGCTCGGCCTGCCGG GTGAAGCAACTTGGACGGAGGCCACAG ATGAAGAAAGCTTGAGCGACTCGGACGTCATCAACCAGGCAGCAGGAGGACACGCCTCGGACCCATCGCCTTCGACTGCGGGCGCGGACCGCACCCACCGAGACTTGC TACCTTTCTGGATGTCGGCGTCATCGCAGCAAGCAG GCAAAGACCGGTCCCAAGCGCACG GAAACGGCCGACAGACTCAGCCGGCGGACAAAGACGGAG TGACGGCTCAGCCGACTTCATTTGGCGAACCTCCGGCGGACCGACTCCCGTGGGCGGCCGCGGGAACCGAGCGGACGCGGCCGTCCGCGACCGCTCCGGTCCTTCGCCTTTCAACTCGGGCCCAGGACGTGAGCCGTCGCCACGCGGACGGCACGG TGTCGCCCGTGAGCACCGAGCCGGCGGGGGCCGCTTCCGCCAGCACACTTCTGTCAG GCACGCGGATGTGGCGCACTGACACCGTTACCGTGGCAACGGAATCAC TCTTTTCAGAGCCAACAGGAACGTCCTTGGTCTCCA GTGGCGGACGGGCGTCCGAAGAACCCCGCGAGGCCG GCTCCGTCGGCGGACAGTACAACGTTTGGGGTCAGGGTCCTGAAGGTGAGGCCATCTTCGGCTCACCGGCGGTTTACGTCGCCGCGACGACCGCGCTCCATCCCATAAGTTCCGTGGCCGTTTGTTTCGACAGCTGCAAACGACGTCGAACTGGAGGAAATCTGCTGACTTGGGCCGCGAGCCTCGAGTTGGCTTTTCCCACCGCCGCCTCCGGTGCGCCGGCCAATCGGAACGCTACTTCGGTCGCCTTGAGGCCCTGCTCGCCCACAGGCAGGGTCATTTGTttggaaatatttaaaaagatgGATAGCATCACTTTTAGAAGCAGGTGGACTGGACATTAA
- the LOC127603670 gene encoding uncharacterized protein LOC127603670 isoform X2 codes for MTLWPLRNLIRMSLLAVLVTAAWTAPAEEREEEAELTEEAEGERSEEDEGSPGAHQSAAAEASGVRAEASSLPDVGGAREASAAAGHADGDASADSDAVDAHSNGERLSDKTATVTCDPPNPFAYAHERCASAHREKPSDAAGGDAGAAGRPTSLEGGASDPDYAGTAEGRFPLGLPGEATWTEATDEESLSDSDVINQAAGGHASDPSPSTAGADRTHRDLLPFWMSASSQQAGKDRSQAHGNGRQTQPADKDGVTAQPTSFGEPPADRLPWAAAGTERTRPSATAPVLRLSTRAQDVSRRHADGTVSPVSTEPAGAASASTLLSGTRMWRTDTVTVATESLFSEPTGTSLVSSGGRASEEPREAGSVGGQYNVWGQGPEGEAIFGSPAVYVAATTALHPISSVAVCFDSCKRRRTGGNLLTWAASLELAFPTAASGAPANRNATSVALRPCSPTGRVICLEIFKKMDSITFRSRWTGH; via the exons ATGACTTTGTGGCCCCTCAGGAACTTGATCCGGATGTCCTTGCTGGCCGTCCTGGTAACCGCGGCGTGGACGGCCCCCGCCGAGG AGCGGGAGGAAGAGGCGGAGCTGACCGAGGAGGCGGAGGGCGAGCGGTCCGAGGAGGACGAGG GATCTCCGGGCGCCCACCAGAGCGCGGCAGCGGAAGCTTCGG GCGTCCGGGCCGAGGCGTCGTCCCTTCCCGACGTCGGCG GTGCGCGCGAAGCATCGGCGGCCGCGGGACACGCCGACGGGGACGCTTCGGCGG ACTCCGACGCCGTGGACGCGCATTCCAACGGTGAACGTCTTTCCGATAAAACGGCCACCGTGACGTGCGATCCACCGAATCCCTTTGCTTACGCGCATGAGCGTTGCGCTTCAGCCCACCGAGAGAAGCCGTCGGACGCAGCGGGCGGAGATGCGGGGGCCGCAG GGCGGCCgacgtcccttgagggaggagCTTCTGACCCGGACTACGCGG GAACGGCGGAGGGTCGCTTCCCGCTCGGCCTGCCGG GTGAAGCAACTTGGACGGAGGCCACAG ATGAAGAAAGCTTGAGCGACTCGGACGTCATCAACCAGGCAGCAGGAGGACACGCCTCGGACCCATCGCCTTCGACTGCGGGCGCGGACCGCACCCACCGAGACTTGC TACCTTTCTGGATGTCGGCGTCATCGCAGCAAGCAG GCAAAGACCGGTCCCAAGCGCACG GAAACGGCCGACAGACTCAGCCGGCGGACAAAGACGGAG TGACGGCTCAGCCGACTTCATTTGGCGAACCTCCGGCGGACCGACTCCCGTGGGCGGCCGCGGGAACCGAGCGGACGCGGCCGTCCGCGACCGCTCCGGTCCTTCGCCTTTCAACTCGGGCCCAGGACGTGAGCCGTCGCCACGCGGACGGCACGG TGTCGCCCGTGAGCACCGAGCCGGCGGGGGCCGCTTCCGCCAGCACACTTCTGTCAG GCACGCGGATGTGGCGCACTGACACCGTTACCGTGGCAACGGAATCAC TCTTTTCAGAGCCAACAGGAACGTCCTTGGTCTCCA GTGGCGGACGGGCGTCCGAAGAACCCCGCGAGGCCG GCTCCGTCGGCGGACAGTACAACGTTTGGGGTCAGGGTCCTGAAGGTGAGGCCATCTTCGGCTCACCGGCGGTTTACGTCGCCGCGACGACCGCGCTCCATCCCATAAGTTCCGTGGCCGTTTGTTTCGACAGCTGCAAACGACGTCGAACTGGAGGAAATCTGCTGACTTGGGCCGCGAGCCTCGAGTTGGCTTTTCCCACCGCCGCCTCCGGTGCGCCGGCCAATCGGAACGCTACTTCGGTCGCCTTGAGGCCCTGCTCGCCCACAGGCAGGGTCATTTGTttggaaatatttaaaaagatgGATAGCATCACTTTTAGAAGCAGGTGGACTGGACATTAA
- the LOC127603670 gene encoding uncharacterized protein LOC127603670 isoform X3 has protein sequence MTLWPLRNLIRMSLLAVLVTAAWTAPAEEREEEAELTEEAEGERSEEDEAGSPGAHQSAAAEASGVRAEASSLPDVGGAREASAAAGHADGDASADSDAVDAHSNGERLSDKTATVTCDPPNPFAYAHERCASAHREKPSDAAGGDAGAAGRPTSLEGGASDPDYAGEATWTEATDEESLSDSDVINQAAGGHASDPSPSTAGADRTHRDLLPFWMSASSQQAGKDRSQAHGNGRQTQPADKDGVTAQPTSFGEPPADRLPWAAAGTERTRPSATAPVLRLSTRAQDVSRRHADGTVSPVSTEPAGAASASTLLSGTRMWRTDTVTVATESLFSEPTGTSLVSSGGRASEEPREAGSVGGQYNVWGQGPEGEAIFGSPAVYVAATTALHPISSVAVCFDSCKRRRTGGNLLTWAASLELAFPTAASGAPANRNATSVALRPCSPTGRVICLEIFKKMDSITFRSRWTGH, from the exons ATGACTTTGTGGCCCCTCAGGAACTTGATCCGGATGTCCTTGCTGGCCGTCCTGGTAACCGCGGCGTGGACGGCCCCCGCCGAGG AGCGGGAGGAAGAGGCGGAGCTGACCGAGGAGGCGGAGGGCGAGCGGTCCGAGGAGGACGAGG caGGATCTCCGGGCGCCCACCAGAGCGCGGCAGCGGAAGCTTCGG GCGTCCGGGCCGAGGCGTCGTCCCTTCCCGACGTCGGCG GTGCGCGCGAAGCATCGGCGGCCGCGGGACACGCCGACGGGGACGCTTCGGCGG ACTCCGACGCCGTGGACGCGCATTCCAACGGTGAACGTCTTTCCGATAAAACGGCCACCGTGACGTGCGATCCACCGAATCCCTTTGCTTACGCGCATGAGCGTTGCGCTTCAGCCCACCGAGAGAAGCCGTCGGACGCAGCGGGCGGAGATGCGGGGGCCGCAG GGCGGCCgacgtcccttgagggaggagCTTCTGACCCGGACTACGCGG GTGAAGCAACTTGGACGGAGGCCACAG ATGAAGAAAGCTTGAGCGACTCGGACGTCATCAACCAGGCAGCAGGAGGACACGCCTCGGACCCATCGCCTTCGACTGCGGGCGCGGACCGCACCCACCGAGACTTGC TACCTTTCTGGATGTCGGCGTCATCGCAGCAAGCAG GCAAAGACCGGTCCCAAGCGCACG GAAACGGCCGACAGACTCAGCCGGCGGACAAAGACGGAG TGACGGCTCAGCCGACTTCATTTGGCGAACCTCCGGCGGACCGACTCCCGTGGGCGGCCGCGGGAACCGAGCGGACGCGGCCGTCCGCGACCGCTCCGGTCCTTCGCCTTTCAACTCGGGCCCAGGACGTGAGCCGTCGCCACGCGGACGGCACGG TGTCGCCCGTGAGCACCGAGCCGGCGGGGGCCGCTTCCGCCAGCACACTTCTGTCAG GCACGCGGATGTGGCGCACTGACACCGTTACCGTGGCAACGGAATCAC TCTTTTCAGAGCCAACAGGAACGTCCTTGGTCTCCA GTGGCGGACGGGCGTCCGAAGAACCCCGCGAGGCCG GCTCCGTCGGCGGACAGTACAACGTTTGGGGTCAGGGTCCTGAAGGTGAGGCCATCTTCGGCTCACCGGCGGTTTACGTCGCCGCGACGACCGCGCTCCATCCCATAAGTTCCGTGGCCGTTTGTTTCGACAGCTGCAAACGACGTCGAACTGGAGGAAATCTGCTGACTTGGGCCGCGAGCCTCGAGTTGGCTTTTCCCACCGCCGCCTCCGGTGCGCCGGCCAATCGGAACGCTACTTCGGTCGCCTTGAGGCCCTGCTCGCCCACAGGCAGGGTCATTTGTttggaaatatttaaaaagatgGATAGCATCACTTTTAGAAGCAGGTGGACTGGACATTAA
- the LOC127603670 gene encoding uncharacterized protein LOC127603670 isoform X5 codes for MTLWPLRNLIRMSLLAVLVTAAWTAPAEEREEEAELTEEAEGERSEEDEAGSPGAHQSAAAEASGVRAEASSLPDVGGAREASAAAGHADGDASADSDAVDAHSNGERLSDKTATVTCDPPNPFAYAHERCASAHREKPSDAAGGDAGAAGRPTSLEGGASDPDYAGTAEGRFPLGLPGEATWTEATDEESLSDSDVINQAAGGHASDPSPSTAGADRTHRDLLPFWMSASSQQAGKDRSQAHGNGRQTQPADKDGVTAQPTSFGEPPADRLPWAAAGTERTRPSATAPVLRLSTRAQDVSRRHADGTVSPVSTEPAGAASASTLLSGTRMWRTDTVTVATESLFSEPTGTSLVSSGGRASEEPREAGSVGGQYNVWGQGPEAANDVELEEIC; via the exons ATGACTTTGTGGCCCCTCAGGAACTTGATCCGGATGTCCTTGCTGGCCGTCCTGGTAACCGCGGCGTGGACGGCCCCCGCCGAGG AGCGGGAGGAAGAGGCGGAGCTGACCGAGGAGGCGGAGGGCGAGCGGTCCGAGGAGGACGAGG caGGATCTCCGGGCGCCCACCAGAGCGCGGCAGCGGAAGCTTCGG GCGTCCGGGCCGAGGCGTCGTCCCTTCCCGACGTCGGCG GTGCGCGCGAAGCATCGGCGGCCGCGGGACACGCCGACGGGGACGCTTCGGCGG ACTCCGACGCCGTGGACGCGCATTCCAACGGTGAACGTCTTTCCGATAAAACGGCCACCGTGACGTGCGATCCACCGAATCCCTTTGCTTACGCGCATGAGCGTTGCGCTTCAGCCCACCGAGAGAAGCCGTCGGACGCAGCGGGCGGAGATGCGGGGGCCGCAG GGCGGCCgacgtcccttgagggaggagCTTCTGACCCGGACTACGCGG GAACGGCGGAGGGTCGCTTCCCGCTCGGCCTGCCGG GTGAAGCAACTTGGACGGAGGCCACAG ATGAAGAAAGCTTGAGCGACTCGGACGTCATCAACCAGGCAGCAGGAGGACACGCCTCGGACCCATCGCCTTCGACTGCGGGCGCGGACCGCACCCACCGAGACTTGC TACCTTTCTGGATGTCGGCGTCATCGCAGCAAGCAG GCAAAGACCGGTCCCAAGCGCACG GAAACGGCCGACAGACTCAGCCGGCGGACAAAGACGGAG TGACGGCTCAGCCGACTTCATTTGGCGAACCTCCGGCGGACCGACTCCCGTGGGCGGCCGCGGGAACCGAGCGGACGCGGCCGTCCGCGACCGCTCCGGTCCTTCGCCTTTCAACTCGGGCCCAGGACGTGAGCCGTCGCCACGCGGACGGCACGG TGTCGCCCGTGAGCACCGAGCCGGCGGGGGCCGCTTCCGCCAGCACACTTCTGTCAG GCACGCGGATGTGGCGCACTGACACCGTTACCGTGGCAACGGAATCAC TCTTTTCAGAGCCAACAGGAACGTCCTTGGTCTCCA GTGGCGGACGGGCGTCCGAAGAACCCCGCGAGGCCG GCTCCGTCGGCGGACAGTACAACGTTTGGGGTCAGGGTCCTGAAG CTGCAAACGACGTCGAACTGGAGGAAATCTGCTGA
- the LOC127603706 gene encoding uncharacterized protein LOC127603706 isoform X1 → MLSGKALLLSAAMLVTLARGDARGDGQVTCDQSSPSRRLFLMAPYVFSTQTPHPNKFPQMTRVQTTDRGRASALPPPKPKSSPPPARASPPTICFTSAGPAVPRAPTVPIAAKVPNVPEFPEVRLSVLGPKSCRGIERPKGNPEWLAPPRERAPIPPSRRSTCGSVIKESNIGAFVHACLFGRLGAQRGRSADCVAGSEVSKKTSQDQSDK, encoded by the exons ATGCTGAGCGG AAAGGCGCTCCTCCTTTCGGCGGCCATGTTGGTCACGCTGGCTCGCGGAGACGCGCGTGGCGACGGTCAGGTGACGTGCGATCAAAGTTCTCCGTCGAGGCGACTCTTCCTCATGGCTCCGTATGTCTTTTCTACTCAGACTCCGCATCCGAACAAGTTCCCGCAG ATGACGAGAGTCCAGACGACGGACAGGGGGCGAGCTTCGGCTCTCCCGCCGCCAAAGCCGAaatcctcgccgccgccggcccgagCCTCGCCCCCGACAATCTGCTTCACTTCGGCGGGCCCGGCGGTGCCAAGAGCCCCGACGGTCCCCATCGCGGCAAAGGTGCCAAACGTCCCGGAGTTCCCGGAGGTCCGTCTGTCCGTCCTCGGGCCAAAGTCGTGCCGAGGAATCGAGCGTCCAAAAGGAAATCCAGAGTGGCTCGCCCCCCCGCGTGAACGGGCGCCCATCCCGCCGTCGCGACGCAGCACGTGCGGATCCGTAATAAAAGAATCCAACATTGGCGCTTTTGTCCACGCGTGTCTCTTTGGACGCCTCGGCGCGCAGCGCGGGCGATCCGCGGACTGCGTTGCGGGCTCAGAAGTCAGCAAAAAGACCAGTCAAGACCAGTCAGACAAATAA
- the LOC127603706 gene encoding uncharacterized protein LOC127603706 isoform X2 codes for MLSGKALLLSAAMLVTLARGDARGDDSASEQVPADDESPDDGQGASFGSPAAKAEILAAAGPSLAPDNLLHFGGPGGAKSPDGPHRGKGAKRPGVPGGPSVRPRAKVVPRNRASKRKSRVARPPA; via the exons ATGCTGAGCGG AAAGGCGCTCCTCCTTTCGGCGGCCATGTTGGTCACGCTGGCTCGCGGAGACGCGCGTGGCGACG ACTCCGCATCCGAACAAGTTCCCGCAG ATGACGAGAGTCCAGACGACGGACAGGGGGCGAGCTTCGGCTCTCCCGCCGCCAAAGCCGAaatcctcgccgccgccggcccgagCCTCGCCCCCGACAATCTGCTTCACTTCGGCGGGCCCGGCGGTGCCAAGAGCCCCGACGGTCCCCATCGCGGCAAAGGTGCCAAACGTCCCGGAGTTCCCGGAGGTCCGTCTGTCCGTCCTCGGGCCAAAGTCGTGCCGAGGAATCGAGCGTCCAAAAGGAAATCCAGAGTGGCTCGCCCCCCCGCGTGA